From Bacteroidota bacterium, one genomic window encodes:
- a CDS encoding alpha/beta fold hydrolase: MSAKNKLEDREFFIPVKGGKIYCHVIGSGEPIVIVHGGPGMEHTYFLPQLNSLANKYRLIFYDQRGSGRSPVDVDPSTMTMDQFVDDLDSIRSFFKMDKMNLMGHSFGGLIAMRYAVKFPDHLNRLILMNTTPQSSYWRDSSFAMMKLREDPNSAEEKKEIASSPEFASKNPQTMERFFRLLFKPGFFNPLYADSLTLIFRPNYPKTAELVNSLYKDSTLVNYDLTKELKKVKCKTLICSSEADFAPPEANEQLHKALKNSEYKMFDSSGHFPFVETKDEFERVLIQFMNK, translated from the coding sequence ATGTCGGCAAAAAATAAACTGGAAGACAGAGAATTTTTCATTCCGGTGAAAGGCGGTAAAATTTATTGCCATGTGATAGGTTCAGGTGAACCCATTGTCATTGTGCATGGTGGGCCTGGAATGGAACATACTTATTTTCTCCCGCAGCTGAATTCACTGGCAAATAAATACCGTCTTATTTTTTATGATCAACGCGGCAGCGGCAGATCGCCTGTTGATGTGGATCCTTCTACCATGACCATGGATCAATTTGTTGATGATCTGGATTCAATTCGTTCGTTTTTTAAAATGGATAAAATGAACCTGATGGGACATTCTTTTGGCGGATTGATTGCAATGCGTTATGCTGTTAAATTTCCGGATCATCTGAACAGATTGATTCTTATGAATACAACTCCTCAGTCTTCTTACTGGAGAGACAGTTCATTTGCCATGATGAAACTACGTGAGGATCCGAACAGTGCGGAAGAAAAGAAAGAAATTGCATCAAGTCCTGAATTTGCAAGCAAGAATCCACAAACGATGGAACGGTTCTTTCGCCTGCTCTTTAAACCTGGATTTTTTAATCCACTGTATGCGGATAGTCTCACCTTGATTTTTCGTCCGAATTATCCGAAGACAGCTGAGCTGGTGAATTCACTTTATAAAGATTCAACACTGGTGAATTATGATCTTACAAAGGAGTTGAAGAAAGTAAAATGCAAAACACTGATTTGCTCTTCTGAAGCGGATTTTGCTCCACCGGAAGCAAATGAGCAATTGCACAAAGCCTTGAAAAATTCGGAATACAAAATGTTTGATTCAAGCGGACATTTTCCCTTTGTTGAAACAAAAGATGAATTTGAAAGAGTTCTCATTCAATTCATGAACAAGTGA
- a CDS encoding MBL fold metallo-hydrolase codes for MKLYTIETGNLKLDGGAMFGVVPKSIWNKLNPADENNMCNWAMRCLLVEDGNRLVLIDNGLGDKQDQKFFSYYFLNGDDSLSKSLRKHGFTENDITDVFLTHLHFDHCGGSVKWNSARDGYELAFPNATYWSNKSHWDWAVKPNAREKASFLKENILPIQESGHLKFIGDGEELFPGFKVLCVNGHTESMMLPIINYNGRTVAYCADLIPSAAHVPLAYVMAYDMRPLITLEEKEKFLKEAADKDYILFYEHDPINECSSLEKTEKGARVKTRMALSEIG; via the coding sequence ATGAAACTCTATACCATCGAGACCGGCAATTTAAAACTGGACGGAGGCGCCATGTTTGGTGTGGTCCCAAAATCAATATGGAACAAATTAAACCCTGCGGATGAAAATAACATGTGCAACTGGGCAATGCGATGTCTACTGGTGGAAGATGGGAATCGCCTGGTTTTGATCGACAATGGACTTGGAGACAAACAGGATCAAAAATTCTTCAGTTATTACTTTTTGAATGGCGATGATTCTCTTTCAAAATCGCTCCGTAAACATGGTTTTACAGAAAACGATATCACCGATGTCTTTCTCACGCATCTGCATTTTGATCATTGCGGTGGAAGTGTAAAATGGAATTCCGCGAGAGATGGATATGAACTCGCTTTTCCAAATGCAACCTACTGGAGTAATAAATCTCATTGGGATTGGGCCGTCAAACCAAATGCTCGAGAAAAAGCGAGTTTCCTGAAAGAGAATATTTTGCCGATCCAGGAAAGCGGACATCTGAAATTTATAGGTGACGGAGAAGAATTATTTCCCGGCTTCAAAGTACTGTGTGTAAACGGACATACCGAATCCATGATGCTTCCGATCATTAATTATAATGGAAGAACAGTAGCTTATTGTGCCGACCTGATCCCTTCCGCTGCTCATGTTCCTCTTGCCTATGTTATGGCTTATGATATGCGCCCGCTCATCACTCTGGAAGAAAAGGAAAAGTTCCTGAAAGAAGCTGCAGATAAGGATTACATTCTGTTCTATGAGCACGATCCCATTAACGAATGTTCCTCACTGGAAAAAACCGAAAAAGGTGCTCGTGTGAAAACCAGAATGGCTTTATCAGAAATCGGGTGA
- a CDS encoding SulP family inorganic anion transporter, with product MIWLRHDLPAGMSVFFVALPLCLGIALASGAPLYAGIMTGVIGGLITSFISGSQLSVSGPAAGLTTIVGASILAYGDYRIFLLSVIIAGLVQLIMGLLKFGGVAYYFPSSVIKGMLAAIGIILISKQIPLALGYDQPDFWRSGFLSLLSDKNFLGNFSNFNHHIRRGVVVITLISIGILLLTKIPFIKKKLKIIPAPLLVVIAGVLLNELYHYMIPGMALNPAQLVKIPSNLFSQIQFPDFTYIFSNYRIWEDGVIIGILASLETLLCVEAIDKLDPQHRVTPVNRELIAQGIGNMACGMLGALPMTAVIVRGAANVDAGARTKLSSVTHGLFLLVSVLSIPFLMNLIPYASLAAILMITGYNLSKPKLFKNMFSMGLKQFLPFIFTIVVILSTDLLIGVTIGLLVSMYFIIQSNFKAEFMIEKTVQHITEVYNIRLHSTVTFLNKRKLRVALDKIPPYSVLTIDGTDSHFIDYDVLEIISEFESKAHDRHIEVHLKGIEKVNVQAIH from the coding sequence ATGATATGGCTCAGGCATGATTTGCCGGCCGGTATGTCTGTGTTTTTTGTTGCCCTCCCCCTTTGTCTTGGAATCGCGCTTGCTTCAGGAGCACCTTTGTATGCTGGAATCATGACCGGCGTGATTGGCGGCTTGATTACATCCTTTATCAGTGGATCGCAATTGAGTGTTTCCGGTCCTGCAGCCGGATTAACGACCATTGTCGGTGCTTCGATTCTTGCATACGGAGATTATAGAATTTTCCTTTTATCAGTAATCATCGCCGGACTGGTACAGCTCATTATGGGTCTCCTGAAATTTGGCGGAGTCGCTTACTATTTTCCGTCATCAGTCATTAAAGGGATGCTTGCTGCGATCGGAATAATTTTGATTTCAAAACAAATCCCACTTGCTCTCGGCTACGATCAACCTGACTTCTGGAGAAGCGGCTTTTTGTCATTGCTTTCGGATAAAAATTTTCTTGGGAATTTTAGCAATTTCAATCATCACATTCGTCGGGGTGTTGTTGTGATCACTTTAATTTCAATTGGCATTTTACTGTTGACGAAAATTCCATTCATTAAGAAAAAGCTAAAAATCATTCCTGCTCCTCTCCTTGTTGTCATTGCAGGTGTCCTGTTGAATGAATTGTACCACTACATGATCCCGGGCATGGCCTTGAACCCTGCTCAATTGGTGAAAATTCCTTCCAACTTATTTTCTCAAATTCAGTTCCCTGACTTTACTTACATTTTTTCAAATTACAGAATCTGGGAAGATGGTGTAATCATCGGAATTCTTGCGAGCCTGGAAACATTGCTCTGTGTAGAGGCCATTGACAAATTAGATCCTCAACACAGGGTCACTCCTGTAAATCGTGAATTAATCGCTCAGGGAATCGGAAATATGGCATGTGGTATGTTGGGCGCTTTACCCATGACCGCTGTGATCGTCCGTGGAGCAGCAAATGTGGATGCCGGAGCACGAACAAAACTTTCTTCTGTTACACATGGTTTGTTTTTGTTGGTCAGTGTGCTCTCGATCCCTTTTTTAATGAACCTTATCCCCTACGCATCTCTTGCTGCCATTCTGATGATCACCGGTTACAACCTGAGCAAACCAAAACTTTTCAAAAACATGTTCAGCATGGGCCTGAAACAATTTCTGCCCTTTATTTTTACAATCGTCGTGATATTGTCAACGGATTTATTGATTGGAGTTACCATCGGATTGCTGGTTTCCATGTACTTTATTATCCAAAGCAATTTCAAAGCGGAATTCATGATTGAAAAAACTGTTCAGCACATTACAGAGGTTTACAATATCCGTTTGCATTCTACTGTGACTTTTCTGAATAAACGAAAACTACGTGTAGCTCTGGATAAAATCCCACCTTACTCAGTACTGACCATCGACGGTACAGATTCGCATTTTATCGATTACGATGTGCTTGAAATTATCAGTGAGTTTGAAAGCAAAGCACACGACAGGCATATTGAGGTTCATCTCAAAGGAATTGAAAAGGTAAATGTGCAAGCCATCCACTGA
- a CDS encoding peptidoglycan synthetase, translated as MTDSKKQHIHFIAIGGAAMHNLALALHQKGYFITGSDDEILEPSRSRLKAAGLLPEKDGWQPELINAGMDAIILGMHARADNPELLRAKELGLRIFSYPEYLYEQSKDKIRVVIGGSHGKTTITSMILYVLRQSGLDFDYMVGAKLEGFDTMVRLSDAPIIVLEGDEYLSSPIDRRPKFHLYHANIALISGIAWDHINVFPTYESYLEQFRIFADQVPVSGKLIYCECDPEVKQLVDQSATPATKIAYGIPKHEIRNGTTWLKTDSGEIPLIVFGDHNLMNLEGARAVCNLLGIGNEQFYKAIQSFKGAARRLELLAKTDDVAVFKDFAHSPSKLKATTEAVRQQYPNRTLVACMELHTFSSLNEEFLDQYKGSMDGCDIGIVYFNPHTIEHKKLKPISPERVKEAFGNAGLKIYTDSKRLVNDLFQMDPKGKVFLMMSSGNFDGLSLEDFATKIAGPTISATSH; from the coding sequence ATGACAGATAGCAAGAAACAACATATCCATTTTATCGCCATCGGAGGTGCCGCCATGCACAACCTTGCGTTGGCGCTGCATCAAAAGGGTTACTTTATCACCGGGTCCGATGATGAAATCCTTGAGCCATCGCGGTCCAGATTAAAGGCTGCCGGTTTGCTTCCTGAAAAGGATGGATGGCAACCGGAATTGATTAATGCCGGGATGGACGCGATTATCCTGGGTATGCATGCCAGGGCCGACAATCCGGAATTGTTACGTGCAAAGGAATTGGGATTGAGGATATTTTCATATCCGGAATACCTGTATGAACAATCCAAAGACAAAATTCGTGTTGTAATCGGTGGTAGTCATGGCAAGACAACCATCACATCCATGATTTTGTATGTGCTACGGCAATCAGGACTGGACTTTGATTACATGGTTGGAGCCAAGCTGGAGGGTTTTGATACCATGGTTCGCTTGAGCGATGCTCCGATAATTGTACTCGAAGGCGATGAATATTTGTCTTCACCGATTGATCGTCGTCCGAAATTTCATTTGTATCATGCCAACATTGCCCTGATCAGTGGCATAGCCTGGGATCACATCAATGTATTTCCAACCTATGAATCTTATCTCGAGCAATTCCGGATTTTCGCGGATCAGGTTCCTGTGTCCGGTAAATTGATTTATTGTGAATGTGATCCGGAAGTAAAGCAATTGGTGGATCAGTCTGCGACTCCCGCGACAAAGATAGCTTATGGAATTCCCAAACATGAAATCCGAAACGGTACAACCTGGTTGAAAACGGATTCGGGCGAAATTCCATTGATTGTATTCGGGGATCACAACCTGATGAATCTGGAAGGCGCCCGTGCAGTGTGTAATTTACTTGGGATTGGAAACGAACAATTTTATAAAGCAATCCAATCGTTTAAAGGAGCTGCCCGAAGACTGGAGCTTTTGGCGAAAACAGATGATGTAGCAGTGTTCAAGGATTTTGCCCATTCTCCATCAAAACTCAAAGCAACTACCGAGGCAGTCAGACAACAATATCCGAACAGAACACTGGTTGCATGCATGGAGTTACATACATTCAGCAGCCTTAACGAAGAATTTCTGGATCAATACAAAGGGTCAATGGATGGATGTGATATCGGTATTGTTTATTTTAATCCCCATACAATTGAGCATAAAAAGCTAAAACCAATATCTCCGGAACGTGTGAAAGAAGCATTTGGAAATGCAGGATTGAAAATCTATACGGATTCTAAACGTCTTGTGAATGATTTATTCCAAATGGATCCGAAGGGAAAAGTATTTTTGATGATGAGTTCCGGTAATTTTGATGGACTTTCACTGGAAGATTTCGCGACAAAAATTGCAGGCCCGACAATTTCTGCTACATCACATTAA
- a CDS encoding SpoIID/LytB domain-containing protein: MSKASLVIWLSFISINVFGIDIRVGLNNIGLSTSVTFIAAGSGYSVYEGQKKILFLRKDESVRVEAKGSRMQLKKFTKPRGLFKELKFVAENDSGFFRIRSNHPETPTIPYDGGLELRFVSSKIGLINILNIEKYVAAVVESEVGNVSYTEFLKVQSILARTFVMSHRERHAQEGFSVCDQTHCQAYNSRNRFNDSIPEQVRATANLVIADTLNNLIAAPYHSNCGGQTIAAQDVWSGALHNTQSVVDSFCLLSAHSTWQKSIPRNEWVKYLSLNGAALPDSANIDSSVSFQQEKRMVCFKPEGIGLPLKKIRDDFNLNSTFFSVCLKEDSILFVGRGFGHGVGLCQEGAIEMAQLGFHCEEILHFYFRDTRVTDFNLCQNPKR, translated from the coding sequence ATGTCAAAGGCAAGTCTGGTGATTTGGTTAAGCTTCATTTCTATCAATGTTTTTGGTATTGACATTCGGGTTGGACTAAACAATATTGGTCTTTCCACTTCAGTAACCTTTATCGCAGCCGGTTCCGGCTATTCTGTCTATGAAGGTCAGAAAAAGATTTTATTCCTCCGTAAAGATGAATCTGTTCGCGTGGAAGCAAAAGGTTCACGGATGCAATTAAAAAAGTTTACCAAACCAAGAGGGCTTTTCAAGGAACTGAAATTTGTCGCCGAAAATGATTCCGGTTTTTTTCGCATAAGAAGCAATCACCCCGAAACCCCAACGATACCGTATGATGGAGGTCTTGAACTGCGTTTTGTTTCTTCCAAAATTGGATTAATTAACATACTGAATATTGAGAAATATGTCGCCGCTGTGGTGGAATCAGAAGTTGGAAATGTCAGCTACACGGAATTCTTAAAGGTTCAGTCAATTCTCGCCCGTACATTTGTTATGAGTCATCGGGAACGTCATGCTCAGGAAGGTTTTTCTGTTTGTGATCAAACCCATTGTCAGGCGTATAATTCCAGAAATCGATTTAATGATTCAATACCGGAGCAAGTCAGAGCAACAGCCAATCTGGTCATTGCTGACACATTGAACAACCTGATTGCAGCTCCTTATCACAGCAATTGTGGCGGACAGACTATTGCTGCGCAGGACGTATGGAGCGGAGCTCTTCATAATACCCAATCCGTCGTTGATTCCTTTTGTCTTTTGTCCGCACATTCCACTTGGCAAAAATCAATTCCAAGAAATGAATGGGTGAAATACCTGAGTCTTAATGGTGCAGCTTTGCCTGATTCTGCAAATATTGATTCTTCCGTTTCCTTTCAACAGGAAAAACGTATGGTTTGTTTTAAACCGGAAGGAATTGGTCTGCCCTTAAAGAAAATTCGTGATGATTTTAATCTAAACTCTACTTTTTTCAGTGTTTGTCTGAAGGAGGATTCCATCCTCTTTGTCGGAAGAGGATTTGGTCACGGAGTTGGTTTATGCCAGGAAGGAGCAATCGAAATGGCTCAATTGGGATTTCATTGTGAAGAAATTCTTCATTTTTATTTTAGAGATACCCGGGTGACAGATTTTAATCTTTGTCAGAATCCTAAAAGATAA
- the mgtE gene encoding magnesium transporter: protein MFSEQEKELLADRMVTGNLYKLKHLTGSIQPEELAELINESAHIDVRKVFQVLEAEKAIKTFENLDFDIQIKLLSTFSVEQLSHTLNQISPDDRTALFEKLPQESLQKYLSLLSDEERKTANQLLQYPEDSIGRLMTPDFVSVKEDWTVQQVLDHIRKYGKDSETLNVIYVTDAKGFLQDDIKVRDFLLAPLDKKVGELMTRQVVALYARDDQEKAIDIFKQTNRVALPVTDFNGLLLGIVTFDDMMDVIEEEDTEDIQKFGGTEALEEPYLKVSLREMVSKRAGWLIILFLGEMLTASAMGYFNNELNKAVVLALFVPLIISSGGNSGSQAATLIIRAMALGEVTLSNWWRVMRREFLSGLFLGTLLGIIGFIRIAAWTLFTDLYGPHWLLIAITVGLTLVGVVLWGTLSGSMLPMLLKKLGFDPAVSSAPFIATLVDVTGLILYFSIAFLILRGTLL from the coding sequence ATGTTTAGTGAACAAGAAAAAGAGCTGCTTGCCGACCGCATGGTTACCGGCAATCTCTACAAGCTGAAGCACTTAACCGGGTCCATTCAGCCTGAAGAGCTTGCCGAGTTGATCAATGAGTCTGCGCACATTGATGTCCGGAAAGTCTTCCAGGTTTTAGAAGCAGAAAAAGCGATTAAGACATTTGAAAATCTGGACTTCGACATTCAGATAAAATTGCTCAGCACTTTTAGTGTTGAACAGCTTTCACATACGCTTAACCAGATTTCTCCGGATGACCGGACTGCTCTTTTCGAGAAACTTCCTCAGGAGTCCCTACAAAAATACCTTAGCCTTTTAAGTGACGAAGAGCGGAAAACAGCCAACCAGCTGCTGCAGTATCCTGAAGATAGTATTGGTCGTTTGATGACACCGGATTTCGTTTCCGTGAAGGAGGATTGGACAGTTCAACAGGTTCTCGATCACATCCGGAAATATGGTAAAGACTCTGAAACACTCAATGTCATTTATGTAACCGATGCAAAAGGCTTTTTGCAGGACGATATAAAAGTTCGTGATTTCCTGCTCGCGCCGCTTGATAAAAAAGTCGGCGAACTGATGACTCGTCAGGTCGTTGCACTTTATGCAAGAGATGACCAGGAAAAAGCCATTGATATTTTTAAACAAACCAATCGTGTCGCCTTACCGGTGACTGACTTTAACGGATTGCTGCTCGGTATCGTCACCTTCGACGATATGATGGATGTAATCGAAGAAGAAGATACAGAAGATATCCAGAAGTTTGGGGGTACTGAAGCTCTCGAAGAACCTTACCTGAAGGTTTCCCTCAGGGAAATGGTCAGCAAACGCGCCGGATGGCTCATCATCCTTTTTCTTGGTGAAATGCTGACTGCAAGTGCGATGGGCTATTTTAATAATGAACTCAACAAAGCGGTGGTCCTCGCGCTTTTTGTTCCCCTGATTATTTCATCCGGTGGTAACAGCGGATCACAGGCCGCAACGCTCATTATCCGTGCCATGGCTCTTGGTGAAGTCACTCTTTCCAACTGGTGGAGAGTGATGCGCAGGGAATTTCTATCCGGTTTATTTCTCGGAACATTGCTTGGAATCATCGGATTCATCCGGATTGCAGCCTGGACGCTTTTTACGGATCTCTACGGTCCACACTGGTTGCTGATCGCCATCACCGTCGGACTCACACTGGTCGGAGTGGTTTTGTGGGGAACATTATCAGGTTCCATGTTACCGATGCTGTTAAAGAAACTGGGATTTGACCCTGCAGTTTCATCGGCTCCATTCATTGCAACATTGGTAGACGTAACAGGACTCATCCTCTACTTCTCCATCGCCTTTTTAATATTGCGAGGGACACTTCTCTGA
- a CDS encoding DUF1573 domain-containing protein, with protein MERKIFILVFVFVFQILFVSAQNQVVASNPTLQDKYAKKSGSLRFTSSTLNLGRIADNTIRKDTIRIYNSASRPITLTLGSKSPEHLQLALSNTSLEPGREGWLAISFDAAVKKDYGFVMDRISLITNDSIQPTKFLNLTATIFQFFPPMSAEDSALVQKARVPELSFNYGGIRQGEKRSHDFVIYNDGKKDLMIYKAKSSCGCIHTSLSKTTIAPGDSAMVKIDFDSFGKEGKDSRSISVYLNDPAMPELKLEMAGEIIK; from the coding sequence ATGGAAAGAAAAATTTTCATCCTCGTATTCGTCTTTGTTTTTCAAATTTTATTTGTCAGTGCTCAAAACCAGGTTGTAGCTTCCAATCCAACTTTGCAGGACAAATACGCGAAAAAATCCGGCAGTCTTCGGTTCACTTCAAGTACTTTAAATCTTGGCAGGATTGCGGACAACACGATCAGAAAAGATACCATTCGAATCTACAACAGCGCTTCCAGACCTATTACACTGACTTTAGGAAGCAAAAGCCCTGAGCATCTTCAATTGGCTTTAAGTAACACATCGCTTGAGCCGGGAAGGGAAGGTTGGTTGGCAATTTCATTTGATGCAGCTGTTAAAAAGGACTATGGTTTTGTGATGGACCGGATTAGTCTGATTACAAATGACTCTATTCAGCCTACTAAATTTCTCAATCTCACCGCAACCATTTTTCAGTTTTTTCCACCGATGAGTGCGGAAGACTCAGCGCTGGTGCAAAAAGCAAGAGTGCCTGAACTTAGTTTCAATTATGGTGGTATTCGCCAGGGAGAAAAAAGATCTCATGATTTTGTGATCTACAACGATGGTAAAAAAGACTTGATGATTTATAAGGCCAAATCAAGTTGTGGCTGCATCCATACATCTCTTTCCAAGACAACAATAGCTCCGGGAGACAGCGCGATGGTGAAAATTGATTTCGATTCTTTTGGAAAAGAAGGAAAAGATTCCCGTTCAATCAGTGTTTATTTGAATGATCCTGCAATGCCGGAGTTAAAGCTGGAAATGGCAGGAGAAATTATTAAATAA
- a CDS encoding ComEC family competence protein codes for MRSWNETPVLRLLPFCIGGILAGLTFEISRFVLFASLSISLSSFLLCYYFVSRRYSGIRVFMLGLTSFLLMFILFINFTFLNTQKNYPFHFRNSDRSESFLAVIQEAPKEKGSSYRCEAEILQERTDHIWKVVDGKVLIYFYKDGLKDIPAYGDRIVFTKKPEEVKEPLNPEQFNFKKWLSSHQVYDQLNLKQGEFIITEHHKASRLVEWAIGLRDQWIRVFQENEIKGQEYAVLSALILGYDDEINQETMQAYAASGALHILSVSGMHLGIIYGALQALLSFLSRHKKLRLLRSIIVILFLWFYALLTGLSPSVLRSAMMLTFIVIGQTLDRSTNTYNTLGASMLALFVFFSPHLILQAGFQLSYLAVGGILFLYKFIENKLYFKSWLGKQIWSILSVSIAAQVATFPLSLYYFHQFPNYFLPSNLVVIPISTAVIFGGILLLLFSSWTFAAIKIAWIAGKLVWALNFSVYTVEQLPYSLIQNVYVSEWSLGFWYLSLLFLSIYFKEARKVFFWLSGIAITTLLSLQLMREIGVREQEKIVVYHFPKQTCIQLIDGRTGFLLADSFCIANSGKRKMLTVGYEIKSGISEERNTILSFEKCDTTFSDGNQFAINSGRIQFGEIRLDILHPSNQKMEHVSDAEYLLISHNYKPPVHFALKYPKCRMVILDGGNSEYRSKQWKKLCEENTIQFYSTSREGAFLLEPEKSPDF; via the coding sequence ATGCGTAGTTGGAATGAAACGCCGGTACTGCGGCTTTTACCTTTTTGCATTGGAGGAATACTTGCAGGACTAACATTTGAAATATCCCGGTTTGTTTTATTTGCGTCATTATCTATTTCGCTCTCTTCGTTTTTGTTGTGTTATTATTTCGTGTCAAGGAGATATTCGGGTATTCGGGTGTTCATGTTGGGATTGACCTCTTTTCTTCTTATGTTCATTCTCTTCATAAACTTTACTTTTTTAAATACTCAAAAGAATTATCCTTTTCATTTTCGAAATTCTGATCGTTCTGAATCTTTTCTGGCTGTCATACAGGAAGCTCCCAAAGAGAAGGGGAGTTCATATCGTTGTGAAGCAGAAATTCTTCAGGAAAGAACTGATCATATCTGGAAAGTGGTAGACGGAAAAGTGCTAATCTATTTTTATAAAGATGGGTTGAAGGATATTCCTGCTTATGGCGACAGGATTGTGTTTACAAAAAAGCCGGAAGAAGTTAAGGAACCTCTAAATCCTGAGCAGTTCAATTTTAAAAAATGGCTCAGTAGCCATCAGGTGTATGATCAGCTGAATTTAAAACAAGGCGAATTCATAATTACAGAACACCACAAAGCCTCGCGATTAGTGGAGTGGGCAATCGGTTTAAGAGATCAATGGATCCGGGTGTTTCAGGAGAATGAAATTAAGGGACAGGAATATGCAGTCTTATCAGCATTGATTTTGGGGTATGATGATGAAATCAATCAGGAAACTATGCAGGCTTACGCGGCTTCCGGTGCTTTACATATTCTGTCGGTTTCCGGTATGCATCTGGGGATTATTTACGGAGCCTTGCAGGCATTGCTTTCTTTTTTATCCCGTCACAAGAAACTTCGGCTACTACGATCCATTATTGTTATTCTGTTTTTGTGGTTTTATGCTTTACTGACCGGACTTTCACCTTCTGTACTTCGTTCGGCAATGATGCTTACATTTATTGTTATCGGACAAACTCTGGATCGATCAACAAATACATATAACACACTTGGAGCTTCGATGCTCGCTTTGTTTGTGTTCTTTTCTCCTCACTTGATTTTACAGGCGGGTTTTCAGCTTTCTTATCTTGCCGTTGGTGGGATTTTGTTTTTATACAAGTTCATTGAAAATAAACTCTATTTTAAATCCTGGCTTGGGAAACAAATCTGGAGTATTCTTTCGGTTTCTATCGCTGCACAGGTTGCAACTTTTCCCTTGAGTTTATATTACTTTCATCAGTTTCCGAATTACTTTCTGCCTTCAAATTTGGTGGTCATTCCGATTTCAACAGCAGTTATTTTTGGTGGGATTTTATTGCTTTTATTTTCTTCATGGACGTTTGCGGCAATTAAAATTGCCTGGATAGCCGGGAAATTAGTGTGGGCCTTGAATTTCTCCGTTTACACTGTTGAACAATTGCCTTATTCTTTAATACAAAATGTCTATGTCTCGGAATGGAGTCTTGGATTTTGGTATTTGTCTCTTTTATTCCTAAGCATCTATTTTAAGGAAGCCAGAAAGGTTTTCTTTTGGTTGAGTGGAATAGCAATTACCACTTTACTATCTCTTCAACTTATGCGGGAGATCGGAGTCAGAGAACAGGAGAAAATTGTGGTTTATCATTTTCCGAAGCAGACTTGTATACAACTCATCGATGGTCGAACAGGTTTCCTTCTTGCTGATTCATTTTGTATCGCAAATTCAGGGAAGAGAAAGATGCTTACTGTTGGATATGAAATTAAATCCGGTATTTCTGAAGAGCGAAATACAATTCTGAGCTTTGAAAAATGTGACACCACTTTTTCAGACGGGAATCAGTTCGCAATAAATTCCGGAAGGATTCAATTTGGTGAAATACGATTGGATATTCTTCACCCTTCAAATCAAAAAATGGAACATGTTTCTGATGCGGAATACCTGTTAATCAGTCATAATTACAAGCCACCTGTTCATTTCGCGTTGAAATACCCAAAATGCAGGATGGTGATCCTGGATGGGGGTAATTCAGAATATCGAAGCAAACAGTGGAAGAAATTATGTGAAGAGAATACTATTCAGTTTTATTCCACAAGCAGGGAAGGGGCTTTTCTTTTGGAGCCGGAGAAATCACCCGATTTCTGA